CGTTTGGGAACAACTTCTTTCACTCGAAGAACACGATATTTTTCTCGTAatcccttagtcggcgccaaaagatgttggtgcaaaaTTAATCACCCCAACACTCCTTGAGATGTGTGTATGATGATCGAATCGCCGTCGTCCATTATATTCTCCAAGAATTGATGATGGAaagtgggggtacctgcaaagacactccgatgctaaagtcaGAGGATGTTCTAAGCAAGTAGTTGTGGAGAGAAGGAATAGAaattgtgtaccttttgagttggattttggccTCTTTTATAGGCATAAACCCTAATCTGGTTCCATAATAacctagatttgtagttatccaaaataaccacctggatttgtacttatcctttaaTATTTGTGTCTGTCCTTGAAGATCCATATTATCTTCTCATGATTTGTGTATATCCCCACAACATTTGTGcttatcttgaaagatccatatctatctcttcaagatttgtaattatcttggaagatccttgtctatcttccaagatttatgtctatctcaaaatgactCCCAATCATCTGGGCTTCTTTATTTAGCCACGTGGGTTTTATAAACCCAAGCCTGATTTCATTTTCCTGGACCTTAGCTCTAACGAGCCCTGTGGGTTACCTTAATAACCCACAGTCTGGTTTTAATAAACCTCCGGATTTTCTCAATGAGCCCGGACCTGGCTCTAATGAGCCCCGTGGATTACCTTAATAACCCACGACCTGATTTTAATAAACCTCCGAACTTTTACAATAAGTTCGGACCTGGCTCTAATGACCCCCGTGGATTACCTTAATAACCCACGACCTGGTTTTAATAAACCTCCGAACTTTCACAATAAGTCCGGACCTGGCTCTAATGAGTCTCGTGGATTACCTTAATAACCCACGATCTACCGTTATTTGAACATCTTGTGCGGTCCGCACGTACACTATTTAAATAGGCTACAAACAACTTCCATCCTCGCTTTCGTTTGATTTCCCTCTACACTTCTTCGCTTTCAAGAAGTGAGAATGGGAACCGTGCCTATCACCACGATTTTCTGCCTCATCATCCCACTCCTCGTCTCCATGAAACTTAACCTTAAACCATGTTCCCGTAGCCTTAAACCATATTCCCACATTGtaatttgtacacctacttgccGGTTGTGCGCCTAGTTAGTCTTTCTTAGTGGGCTTTAAGAACAGTTGGCGAACTATAAGGGGCCCATTAGTACCCACTACAAAATCCACTTTTCAACTTCTTTTCAGCTCTAGCAAGGGTTTTTTCTGGAATCAGTTCGTTTAGTAATCTTCTTTTCATATCTCCTCCGCCTCTCACGACAGCTTCAGCAGAAATCTCCAATCGTTTGCCCTAGAAATCTGTAAGGTTTTTCTCACTCAGTTATTTTTCTTCCATAATTTCATCTGAAAGTTATATATCAAAGTTCTTTAGTCGaatcttttctctcttttttgtacaatttttttaataatctattttttttttcaagattcGTTTTGGTGTTTAGTCTGCAGTAGATTTGTTTTAGTTGTGTGAATGTTTTAGTTGGTTGTTTTGAAGTTTCAAACCCTAATCTCCAAAACACAAAAGAgttgaaaaacccaaaccctaatacCGTCTCTCCTGTGAAGGTTTAGTACTTTTAGTTATTCCTATTGTTTTTAGTATTTCAGGATTTGAAGTACTCGTTGAAGGAATTGaatatggcgcggaaaggtttgATGGAGCAGGATCTGAGTAAATTGGATGTGACTTTGTTGCATCCATTGTCGCCTGAAGTAATCTCACGGCAAGCAACAATTAATATTGGTGAGAAAAAAACTGTTTAAGTTAATTAAGTCtgctttaattttaattaatcTTAGGAGACTTCCTAAATTTTAATTGGTTCGGTTGTTGTTATATTGTTATATAGGTACGATTGGCCATGTCGCCCATGGAAAATCAACAGTTGTAAAAGCAATATCTGGTGTGCAGGTAAATTCCCTTGCTCTCACTGGTAGTGCGTAGTGAGAATGTGGATGCATTTGAAATATTGTTGTTAGCTTAGTTTAATTCAGCAAGTAAATCGTTTATATAATTGAGGATGAACTTAAATGTTTGTGTGGTCGGATAATTGGTTCTTGTGGTTGAATCAAGCTGTTCCTTGAGTGGAGAAAAGATACTCTGTTTGAGTTGTGTTTGCTCTTATTATATGGTGGGTAGGAGACTGTGGATCTGCCCGAACATACTGCTAGGGTCTGATTATCGGAAACAACTTAGCTAAAGCATGTGGCATGTGTCTTCTGAGTGTTAAGAGTTTTTGTTTTAGCTAAAGCCACTACTGAGATATATATGATGTGATGAAGGAGGTATTATAACTAAGTTAGATGGGGATGTGGTCACCCTAATGTAATTCATTGATTTCTGTAATATGTCGATTTAGTCTTAGTTTGGCTTCTGTTCATCTTTTTCTATTGGCCACAACTCAGAATCTTACAGAGAACGATCAGTAAGTTGGGATTGTTTCACTACAGAATGTAGATATTATTTGCATGAATCTTTTCATAGTTCTAATATCCTTTGTTATTCATATACAGACAGTGAGATTCAAGAATGAATTGGAGCGTAACATCACAATTAAGCTTGGTTACGCCAATGCAAAAATATACAAGTGTGAAGATGAACGGTGCCCTCGGCCTATGTGCTACAAGTATGAGGACCTTCAAAGTGTATAATTTTTACTTCTAGTTCCAGCAGTTATCCAAATTTTCACTCCGTTTTTGCTTGCAGGGCCTATGGCAGTGGTAAAGAAGATACCCCTGCATGCGATGTGCCTGGGTTTGAAACTGCAAAAATGAAATTATTGAGACATGTTTCTTTTGTCGACTGCCCGGTAAAATGATTTACTGTTAAATATTGTGATTTACAGTTAGTATGCGACAAAACCTTGTGATGTAGTTCTTGTCAATGGTCTTCTTTGGCATTGTTTTTTCAATTATTTGTGGTCTGATCACATCCATTGCCTTGCATAATTTCCTTCCCTTAGGGTCACGATATTCTTATGGCAACCATGCTTAATGGAGCGGCAATCATGGACGGGGCACTGCTTCTGATAGCTGCCAATGAAAGCTGTCCCCAACCCCAGACTTCAGAGCATCTGGCTGCTGTGGAAATCATGCGTCTCCAACACATAATCATCCTTCAGAACAAAGTTGATCTTATCCAAGAAAATGTAGCCATTAATCAACATGAAGCTATCCAGAAGTTTATTCAGGTTTGTTATCTGTGACCTGACCTCTATATGATCCGTTGAAAACTTTATTAGCCAACAGTGTGTTAACCTCTGAACTCAATTTTTTACAGAAAACAGTTGCTGATGGTGCTCCTGTTATACCAATCTCTGCTCAATTAAAGTACAACATTGATGTTGTATGCGAGTATATCGTAAAAAGGATTCCCATTCCGGAGCGAAATTTCATTTCGCCGCCTAACATGATCGTCATCCGATCGTTTGATGTTAATAAGCCCGGGTCCGAGGTTGATGAAATCAagggtggtgttgctggtggaaGTATTCTCAGGGTATGataattttcttctctttttgagTTTCAGCATGTCTGAGTTCCTATAATTTAGTTGGTGGCATCAGAATAACAACCTGGTTTACTTGTCCATTTGTCTCTTGAGTTTCTGTCACGGTTTAAATGTTGGCCCCAAATTGAGAAGCTATAGGGTAATCCTATACATATGTCCGATGATTTGGTTTCTTTAGCAAGTCTTAATCTCTTGCATGAACTGGTTTGGGTTTCTGATGATTCATGATTCTGAACCTCCATTTAGCATCGCTTTTTGCTGTTTCAAGAATGTTGACCTCATTCTTGTACAATGGAATGATGCATGGAAAGGCGGACCGCTTCTGAATTGGTAGATGAAAATAGCTTCACCATTATTCCATGAAAATAGTTCTTGAATAGCATAGGATTGATCAGACGAGGACTACTTTGTTATATTTCCTATTTCTATTTAATTTTGATACTTGTTTGTTTCAGAACAAATTCTGACAGATTGCTGTTTTATCAGGGTGTTTTGAGGGTGAACCAATTCATTGAGGTGCGACCTGGTATCGTTTTGAAAGACGAAAGTGGTGCCATCAAGTGCACACCCATCTACTCCAGAATAGTTTCTTTATTTGCCGAACAAAATGAGCTACAATTTGCTGTTCCCGGTGGTCTGATTGGGGTCGGGACCACGATGGATCCCACTTTGACTCGTGCTGATAGGCTGGTGGGTCAGGTTCTTGGGGAGGTTGGGTCACTCCCAGACGTGTTTGTGGAACTTGAGGTACGCAGCTTAACTTGAAAAATACTCAACGCGTTTAACAGTAGTGAAATTCATTTGCATTATGATTGGATGTGCTCACATATATGGCCAGTTTTTGAGCAACCATTTTATATTTCATTTTGAAGCCAAAAACATTATTATATGGTGATGAGGTCTAAATTGGTCGGTTGCAAGTCTCTGGTTGTGTTATTTACTGTACCGTATTGCCTAGGGAGCCTGGAATTGTTAGGTTGCTGAGTGTCTCAATAATTTGTTGAATCTCGTCACATAGTCAAATTTAATCAGTTTCCTCTTTGAACAGTAATATCTAGATGGTTCTTTAAGATCTTCCTTCCTGTTCTTCCTAGGGCTAAGTGCCTGGGGTTGTATATTTCTTGTAAGCAATCAGAGATTAGGAAGCTGTATAAGCTGTTATTCCTGAGATGCGAGATTTCCCTTAAATCTACCAAGTCTTAGCTGACAGTTCATTGTTTtagtagcatgttgctatgtgaCAAGTAATAAAATCCTTCTAAACTAAGGAATGACTTAGTGTTgctcttttttcctttttccagGTGAACTTTTTCCTTCTCAGGCGATTACTGGGAGTGAGAACAAAGGGTACAGAGAGGCAAGGGAAGGTGTCAAAGCTGGCTAAGGGAGAGATTCTTATGTTGAACATTGGGTCTATGTCTACAGGGGCACGAGTTCTTGCAGTGAAGAATGATCTGGCAAAACTTCAACTAACGTCACCTGTGTGCACTAGCAAAGGAGAGAAGGTTGCCCTCAGTCGACGTGTTGAGAAGCATTGGCGTCTTATTGGGTGGGGACAGATCCAGGCAGGTAGCACTCTTGAAGTCCCACCGTGTCCCATCTGAAAAAAAAGCTGAGTGGTAAACTAAAAGCAAGTACCCAGCTTGAGTAAAAACTAGTGATACTGAAAACAAAAAGGGAGGGACTGAGGAAACTCATATTTTTGTGTGAGAATGTGGTTAGGAAGAGAACTACTTGGCACAATTTTTGTTAGATGGAGAAGAAAACCTACTGTtattttgtttaattttcttcgTTTTTTCTCATCAAATTGAATGATTGATAGTTTGAAGATCTATAAtgctttcttagtttttatagTTTATGGCATTTTCCCAATATTAGTAGTGTGTAAGTTCAATCTTACATCCACATTTCAAGCTTAATTTCGACATTATTTAGTATTTTGTTTAGCGAGATGTGgatttttgctttctttgttttagTTCATTGGCTATTTGTTTATGTCCTGCAAACTTGGTCGATTAACTTGGATAAACATGGAAGGTTATATTCATCCTTTGATCATACAaaaagaaacctattatagggctCCAACCAAAAGGTtctcacaaaatgacaaaaacgggtcatcaaataataatctcaaaaaccccttatccttTCATGTTTGTTAATATTTAAAATGCTCTTTTTAAAAGGTTGATTATCTAAACTAAGTTAGATTTGTGACATGATTAGACTAATGATTTAATTTATACTCAGTATTTGAAAATCAAAtatcaatttgtttttttttttgggagtgaaatagaagaagaacaagtgaAGAGATATCTGAGAAAAACCTAGAAACCTGGGTTCTAACAAGATTAATGAAGTAGGTGAATCAccatccccaaatcagtgaacaATCCTCCAATTATAGATAATCAAGAATTTTTTTGATTTCAGAAACCCCGAAATCTATTGTAACCCCTCCTACAGTGGGGAATTTTTCGTCGACGAAACCGTGTTTGGACATGATATATTCCACACCGTAGTTAGAACCAGTTCGGTGTGGAATTTATGAACTCCACACCGTAAGTAATTCTACGGTGGGAAACCAACCCGTACATTTGTATACGAGACTATGGTGTGAAAATTTGTAAACTTAACTGCCTTCAAAATTGGAGCGATTTTCACTTCATAAACGTTCATGGAACCTCAGTTTCAAATTACATTCATTtatgtgttttgtttttttgtgacTTAACTGCATTCAGAAGTGGCCATTGGCGATGCTCACTTCATAAGCTTTCACCAATGTCTGTTTCAAACGTTGTTGTAAACATCAATCCAATGTTTCTCTGTAGACCAGTTCGCTTCCAGTGTTATTTCTCGGCCCGTGACCTGTTCACTTAAGAAAATTGTGATTTCTCGACCTGTGACAAAAATATAGCTACGCTGTAAAACACCAACCGTATGTGAACTCAGAGAAGCATACGGTTTGGGAAAAACTCTAATGTACCTAACTACGGTGTGAAATGTTTtatagaaaaaaataaattacGGTTTGAAATATGAGCCGTAAGCAAACACAGAAGATTCTGAACAAATACAGGTTTTTCTACGGCGTGAAAGTTTGAATATTCTCGACCGTAGAATAAAAATACGGCTTGGAGTTCTTCTTTTTTCAGTCCGTAGGTTAAGTCTACGGTTTAAAAAGTAAGGTTTTCACACCGTAGGGAAGTTCTGAAACTGAATTTTAGAATCCCAAATTCGTTTCATGGTGGTGGATTGCTTGCATATGATGTTatctttggatttggatttttgTTTCCATTAGGATTTTTTGTCTATCCCATCGTATACGAAGATTTTAATCGCAGATGAATGATTTTGTGGTTGGGAGGAACAGGAAGAAGAGATGGGGGAGAAGAATATGCGATTTTCCTTTTGTTTTGGTTTTAGTTTTAGGCTAGTTATTAATGGTTAAGGATAGTTTGGCATTTTTGATTATACATTAGGTCCCCTTATCTTTTTTTAGGGTAGTCGAATCCATAGGAGCCCCTAAAACTTTTTGgttggagcccctataataggtttctacaaaaaaaaaaaaaaaaaaattaatacagCAATACTTGTTCGGGGATGACTAAACTCAGTTTCATCAGGAAGAAGAATAAAATAATGGATGTTAAGCTCTTGACAAGTATCTTAACCAATCTTTGCTAGAACATCATTTAATGTTGCCACTGTTTCGGCATAGTACTTCTCTGCTTCAGGTGTGCTCTTTTTCTTTGCAGCATAGTCCAGCTAAAAATGCATTTGACAAACCAATAAACAATGTTAGCGAACTACCACAGGTAAGCATGCATTTGACAAACAACTATAGATAAAAATATGGATTGGGGCATAAATGAATGAACTTCCAAGGTACTTACACTATTGATGTTTTGGAAGAGCTTGTCGGAAAGTTCTTTGAATGATTTCTTTTCATCCTTTGGTTTTGCAGAGATGATAGTTTTGAGATCATAACGAAGATACTCGGCCTTGGATCGTAGGTCATTCTGGACATACGGCCATGCCTTTTTGTCTATCTGTGTCTTCACAGCTACAATGTCTTGCGCTGATTCCTTCACTCTCTGAGCTGCTTCTGCTGGAGTCTTAGGCTGTAGGAAAAACCTTGTTTTTAGGGGTAGATCGAGGTCCCTTGCTTCATCAGAGTTTAGAGTCCCCGCTACAAATGTTCACACGAATTAGACATATCCAGGAGAATGACATACTTAGATTTCAGCCTACCTTTAATCAAAGCAATTGCAGTTGATACTTGATACACACACATGCCATGTAAAGATCCAATTATGCTTGgtatattttccaaagaaaaatatgTTTTTCGTGGACCGCAGAAAGAGATGTGCTAGACTAGTCTGGATTTACCGAGCTATCAATTCTCTTGTGTTGCAATCAGCTAATGAAATGAGTGCAGTGCAGATGTGAGTAGACAAGTGGAAACTGTGGGCAATGTGAAATTATTGAAGATTGTGTTCAACTATGAAGCAAAACAGGTAATTATCTAATTCCAAGTGATGAGGCGTTTAGAAACTTACGTAAACCACCGGAAGGAGCAGGAGGGGGGCCGACTACGATAGGCCTAGCATCAGCAAGCACATTCTTTACGAAAGATCCAGTGGTCAATCCAGCAGCTAGGACACCCAATAATGCTCTCCGGCTACTCTGAGCAGTCTCCGATTCCATCTCCATTGACTTCTTCTCAGATCTAACGCTGAAAACAACACGACTTCTGGTCGTTCGGCTGTTAGTAGTAGTCACATTCAGTCTGTTTGTACCCTGTGAGAAGCTGCTTAAGCCAGATACTGATGCTATAGCTTGCGCCATTACTACTTTGCTTGCCGTtactctctctttcttcttcctccgAGTTCCTTGCCGTCACGAATTTTCGAAGAGTGGAGAGTAGATAAAATTGGCTCTGCTGCCACACTCAGCTGATCATGTCATATCTTCTCTTAACCACTGAGCGTTTGACACGTGTCCTTATGCTTAGTGAACCGGACAGCGACACGTGTCCCACGTTATCTATTCGTATCTTTGCTGAATCTTGTGTTGTTCTGGGAACCGAATGTTCTACCTCATGACGAACACTCTCGAACTAAACCAGATTGGGTTGGTTTAGTGGTGGGACGATCAAATTTCGTAACATTATCGACCAAAAGCGCAACGTTCTGCATCTCGTTTGCAATTATCTCACTTCAGGAAGCCCAGTATGGGATACGTTCGTGGTATTAAAACACTGTCTATTGATGAGAAATAAAAAATGCCCAATCCTTTTCTAATTTAAAGGGTAGATCCTTGGATCCTTTCTCACAGCAAGCTCATCAGTCATCTCTAAAGCATGGCTCACTCCAAGCTCCAATATGGTAATCTTTAATCGTAGGCTTTTGATAGGAATGAGCCGTGTATGTAGCTAAGTAAATTGACAAATGCATTATGGTAAAATAACCAAAGTATTAAAAATTTAAAATGCTGCTAAACCATCGCATAGCCTTTGAGACAATGTATTAAAATCGTGATGTGACGTGACTCGTTTTTTATAATCGAGGATCGAATAATATATTGAATCGTGACTTGAAGAATCACGATAAAACTATAAAACGGTTTATTTAAACTTGTGTGAATGTAATGTAGAGAAATGTAATATTGGTGGCCTTGAGCGTAGTTACAAGGTTATATTTGTTAGAAAGATTCATTGCTATCATCAAATAACAACGTGAACAATGGTTTGCAGCCGTTGCATATGATCTTGAGGTCACAAGGTCGAGTTTTTGGTCAAGACTTGGTAATTAACAGTTGACCAGCACCAGTCTGAAGAAAAACGATTCAATCTTACGATCTGATTCGATTTCTAATTTGCCGGCATGACTCCTATGAATCGACTCGAGACTCGTATGAGTCTAAAAACACTGCTTTGAAGGCTCTTTAAATGTTAGTTTGTAAAAACAATGATCCGACTCGATTTCCATTTCTAATTTGCCACCATGACTCGTATAAATCGACTTAGGACTCGTACGAGTCTAAAAACATTGCTTCGAAGGCTCTCTAAATGTTAGTttgcaaaaacaacaaaaattctTCAAATTCCGCATATATTACACTTCTTCCTCCGGGCTCTCAATTCTTCTCAAGTCCTTTTTACTCTTTTATAGTATTCAAAATACTATTCGAGTTATATCATCTATACTTATTCTTCTTCTACTTCACTTAGAAATAGTGTTTTATTTCAAGAGATgttcgttaaaaaaaaaaaaga
Above is a genomic segment from Papaver somniferum cultivar HN1 chromosome 10, ASM357369v1, whole genome shotgun sequence containing:
- the LOC113318211 gene encoding eukaryotic translation initiation factor 2 subunit gamma-like; translation: MARKGLMEQDLSKLDVTLLHPLSPEVISRQATINIGTIGHVAHGKSTVVKAISGVQTVRFKNELERNITIKLGYANAKIYKCEDERCPRPMCYKAYGSGKEDTPACDVPGFETAKMKLLRHVSFVDCPGHDILMATMLNGAAIMDGALLLIAANESCPQPQTSEHLAAVEIMRLQHIIILQNKVDLIQENVAINQHEAIQKFIQKTVADGAPVIPISAQLKYNIDVVCEYIVKRIPIPERNFISPPNMIVIRSFDVNKPGSEVDEIKGGVAGGSILRGVLRVNQFIEVRPGIVLKDESGAIKCTPIYSRIVSLFAEQNELQFAVPGGLIGVGTTMDPTLTRADRLVGQVLGEVGSLPDVFVELEVNFFLLRRLLGVRTKGTERQGKVSKLAKGEILMLNIGSMSTGARVLAVKNDLAKLQLTSPVCTSKGEKVALSRRVEKHWRLIGWGQIQAGSTLEVPPCPI
- the LOC113315062 gene encoding oxygen-evolving enhancer protein 3-2, chloroplastic-like, whose protein sequence is MAQAIASVSGLSSFSQGTNRLNVTTTNSRTTRSRVVFSVRSEKKSMEMESETAQSSRRALLGVLAAGLTTGSFVKNVLADARPIVVGPPPAPSGGLPGTLNSDEARDLDLPLKTRFFLQPKTPAEAAQRVKESAQDIVAVKTQIDKKAWPYVQNDLRSKAEYLRYDLKTIISAKPKDEKKSFKELSDKLFQNINSLDYAAKKKSTPEAEKYYAETVATLNDVLAKIG